The sequence TAGATGCTGTGCAGGATGTGCCCGGAGAGGTGGAACGCGAGGTTCTTCTCCAGCCCGTTGATGGACCCCCAGGACTCCTTGTCCCGCGCCTCGGCGAGCTGCTCCAGGGTGTCGTTCGCGCCCTTGACGTACGCGGCGTGGTGCTTGTCGTGGTGCAGCTCGATGATCTCCGGGCTGATCACCGGGGCCAGCGCGGAGTAGTCGTACGGCAGTTCCGGGAGTGTGTAGACGGCCATGCGGAGACGCCCTCCAAGACTTCTTGTTGCGCCGAGCTTATTGCGAATGGCTTGCAAGTGCACGTTATCAGCGAGAGTCGTCGGTGGATCATGCGGGCGTACGCGACATGCCGCCGCTCAGAGGCGCGCGACGGCCCGGCCCCGGGAGCGGCCGAACAGCCCCCTTCGCGCAGGGGACGGGCCCCGCCCGGCACGGGAGGCGGCCCCTCGCCCACCACGGCAACGGGAACGGGCCCCCGGCAACGGGAACGGGCCCCCGGCGAGAACACCGGAGGCCCGTCGGGCAGGGAAGAGGACGGCTGGTCAGTCGGTACGCGCCCGGGTTCCCTCCCGGCCGCCGCGCGCGGGCGTCGCCTGCGCGGGTACGGCTTCGCCTTCGCCTCGCACGCCGGAGTCGTCTCCTCGCGCCGCGCCGCGTCCCCTCCCGTACCGCGCCATTCCCACCGCGCTCAGCACCACCGCGAGACCGCCGGTGAAGTAGAGCTGCGTGCGCGTGTCCGGCTCGCGGAGCATGAGCAGCAGTACGGCGACCATCGCCGCGAGCGCGACCCAGGTGAGCCAGGGGAAGCCCCACATGCGGACGAGGAGCCGCTCGGGCGCCTCGCGTTCGAGGCGGCGGCGGGTACGGAGCTGGGCCGCGGCGATGAACCCCCACACGACGAGGACCGCGGCGCCGACCATGTTGAGCAGCCACGAGAAGACCGTGTCCGGCCACCAGTAGCTCAGCAGCACCGCGAGGAAGCCGAAGGCCGACGAGGCGACGACGGCGGGGCTCGGTACGCCGCCGCGCGAGAGGCGCCGCAGGAAGCAGGGGCCCTGGCCGCGCGCGACGAGCGAGTAGGCCATCCGCGAGGAGCCGTAGATGTTCGCGTTCATCGCCGAGAGCAGCGCGGCGAGGATGACGACGTTCATGACCTGCCCGGCCGCCGGGATGCCGAGGTTGTCGAGCACCGCCACGTACGGGCCCTTCGTGGAGACCTCCGGGTCGCGCCAGGAGACGAGCGTGACGATGACGGCCATCGAACCGACGTAGAAGACGGCGATGCGCCACATCGCGGTGCGCACGGCCTTCGCGACCCCGCGCGCGGGGTGCTCGGACTCGGCTGCGGCGATCGTCACGGTCTCCAGGCCCCCGTACGCGAAGACCGAGGCGAGCAGCCCGGTCACGAGCCCGTCGGCGCCGTGCGGGAAGAAACCGCCCTCGCCGGTGAGGTGCCGCGCCCCGGGGGCGTCGCTGCCGGGCAGCACCCCGGCGATGGCGAGCACCGCGAGGACGAGGAAGGCGCCGATCGCGGCGACCTTGAGCGCGGAGAACCAGAACTCGAACTCGCCGAAGTTGCCCACCGCGCTGAGGTTCGTCGCGCAGAACAGCACCATGAAGAGCGCGACCCACAGCCAGTCGGGGGAGCCGGGGAACCAGCCCGTCATGATCGAGGCCGCGCCGATCGCCTCGGCGGCGACCCCGACGCAGAGCAGCATCCAGAACATCCACCCGGCGGTGAACCCGGCCCACGGGCCGATCGCACGCTCGGCGTGGACGGAGAAGGAGCCGGAGGCGGGATGCGCGGCGGACATCTCGCCGAGCATCCGCATCACGAGCATGACGAGCGCGCCGGAGAGCGCGTAGGCGAGGACGACGGAGGGCCCGGCCGACGCGATGCCCGCGCCCGAGCCGACGAAGAGCCCCGCGCCGATGACCCCGCCGAGCGCGATCATCGACAGGTGACGCTGCTTGAGGCCGTTGCCGAGATCGCTGCCGGTGGGAGCGGAAGAGGCCGGGTCGGGAGGGGCGGCGGCGGGTGAGGACGCCTTCGTCTCGGGGGACGTGGGTGCTCCGGCCGGTGCGGTCGAGCTTCCGGCCGGTGGTGGGGTACGCGGGGTCATGAACACGATCCGTGGAGTGGGGGACGGGGACGCGGAGGGATTCTCTCGCGCGGTCCGCATTCTGGAATGCCACGTCCGTAATGCGGACACACGGCTCACGCGGGGTGAGATCGCGCTTGCCGAGCGGCTTTGGCGGAACTCCACAGCCGTCAGTTCCGGGGCTGCGCGAGGTGGACCCTCCCGCCTCACCCGCCTCACCGGAAGCGTGTGCCGTCATGCAGGGCTTGCCCGGAAGGTGACGAGGCTCACGCCGAAGGGGCGGGGTAAAGGGTGTGAAGGGGGCCCTTTGTGAGATCCCCACCAAGTCTCTCCTCGCGGCTTTGTCCGCGACGGCCGGTGAACGCCCGTTGACTCCTCGGTACGGTCGCACTGCGCCCCTCCGGGCGCCGCGCCTGCCGAACGGCCCCGTCCCCACGGAACCACCCGAGAACCGGAGTTATGCGATGAGTTCTGTCTCTGCCGTCCACCGCCCGGGAGCGGTCCTCGCGGACCTGCTCCCCGCGAGCCGTACCCGGGACGCCGTCCTCGTGCTCGGCGGTGCCGCGCTCACCGGGCTCGCCGCCCAGATCGCGATCCCGGTGCCGGGCTCCCCGGTCCCCGTGACCGCCCAGACCTTCGCCGCGCTCCTCGTGGGCACGGCACTCGGGGCCCGCCGCGGCTTCCTCGCCCTCGCCCTCTACGCGGTGGCCGGTGTCCTCGGGATGCCGTGGTTCTCCGAGGGGCAGTCGGGTGCCGCGATGGCCTCCTTCGGCTACATCCCCGGCATGATGATCGCCGCCCTCGTCGTCGGCACGCTCGCCCGGCGCGGCGCCGACCGCTCGCCGCTGCGCACCGCGGGCGCGATGCTCCTCGGCAATGTGATCATCTACGCGACCGGTGTCCCCTACCTCGCGTACGCCGCCCACCTCGACGCGAGCGCGGCCATCGCCGCGGGGCTCACCCCGTTCATCCTCGGCGACCTCCTCAAGACCGCCCTCGCGACCGGTGCCCTCCCCACCGCCTGGAAGCTGATCGGCCGCAACCAGGACTGACCCCCACTCCCGACGCGAGCGCCGCCCCGGCCGAACCGGCCGCCGGGCGGCGCTCGCGTACGCGGCCCGGCCCGGCCCGGCCCGGCCCAGCCCGGCCCGGCCCAGCCCGGCCCGGCCTGGCCCAGCCCGGCCCGGCCTGGCCCGATGGGCGGCGGCGTGCCTACGCCGGGCTGCGCAAGCTCGGCGAGCCGGGTACGAAACCGCTGCCGCCCGCGCCGCCCGGTATGTCGTACCGGGGCTTCGGTGTGCACGACTGGTTCGGCAGGACGGACCTGATGGCGGAGATCGCCGCCGCGCTCGGCGCCGGGCGGCTGAGCCCGCGCGTCGCGGGGATCGTCCCGCCGGAGCAGGCCCCCCGCGCGCACGCGGCCCTGGAAGCGGGCGGGACGCGGGGCCGGTACGTACTCGACTTCTCCTGACCCGTACTGCCGGCGCCTGACACGAGGTGGGGGCGGGCCCCGTCCGGGCCCGCCCCCACGTGGCGCTCGTCAGCGTACGGACGTCGTCACTCCCGTACCGCCGCCGTCTCCCGTACGTCCGGGCCCGCGCCCGCGCCGGGCCCCTGCTTCTTGCGCACCTGCTGGCGGATCAGCGCGAAGCCGACCACGAGTGCCGCGACGAGCAGCGAGAGGAGCATCTGCACGCGGCCGTCGTCGTCGAACAGCATGTAGACGACCACGAACAGGATCATGGCGATGGTCAGCCACGTCAGATACGGGTACAGCCACATCCGCACGACGAGCTTCTCCGGCGACTCGCGCTGGATCTTCCGGCGCAGGCGCAGTTGGGAGAAGCAGATGACGAGCCACACGAAGAGCGCGACCGCGCCCGAGGAGTTGAGCAGGAACTCGAAGACGCTCTCGGGCCACTGGTAGTTGAACCACACCGCGACGAACCCGAAGACGACCGAGCCGAGGATCGCGGCCTGCGGCACGCCCCGCCGCGTCACGCGCGCGAAGGCCTTCGGCGCGTCACCGCGCCCGCCGAGCGAGAAGGCCATACGGGAGGCGGTGTAGAGGCCGGAGTTGAGGCAGGAGAGCACGGCGGTCAGCACGATGATGTCCATGATCTGACCGGCGTGCGGGATGCCGATGGAATCGAGCGCCGCCACGTACGAACCGTCGTCCTGGATCGACTCGCTGTTCCAGGGGAGCAGCGTGAGCACGACGAAGATCGAGCCCAGGTAGAAGATCGCGATGCGCCAGATGACGCTGTTGGTCGCCTTCGTCACGGCCTTCTGCGGGTTCGAGGACTCACCGGCGGCCAGGGTGACGATCTCACTGCCCATGAAGGAGAAGACGACGAGCAGAACGCCGGTGAGGATCGAGCCCGCCCCGTTGGGCAGGAACCCGCCCGTATCGGTGAGGTGGTCGAACCCCGAACCAGGATTGTCCGAACCGGGCAGAATGCCGAAGACGGCGAGCAGTCCGATGATCACGAACGCGCCGATCGCGACGACCTTGATCCCCGCGAACCAGAACTCGAACTCCCCGTACGAGCCGACCGAGACCAGGTTCGTCGCGGTGAGCACGAACATCACGATGAGCGCCCAGCCCCACTGCGGTATCCCGGGAACCCAGCCGTTGAGGATCACGGCGCCCGCCGTGGCCTCGACCGCGAGCACCACGACCCAGAAGAACCAGTACAGCCAGCCGATCGAGAAGCCCGCCCAGCGCCCGAGCGCCATGTCCGCGTACGCCGAGAACGAGCCCGACGACGGCCGCGCGGCGGCCATTTCGCCGAGCATCCGCATCACCAGGACGACGAGCAGCCCGACCAGCGCGTACGAGACCAGGATCGCGGGGCCCGCCGCGGCGATACCGGCGCTGGAGCCCACGAAGAGACCCGCGCCGATCACGCCCCCGATGGCGATCATCGACAGGTGGCGGCCCTTGAGCCCTTGTTGCAGCCCCTCCGCGTTCTTCGCGGGACCGCCGCCATCGCCTCCACCGGGACGGCCCTCGCCTCCCTCGGGACCGCCGCCGTCGCCCCGCGGCCCGCCGGGTCCCCCGTCGCCGCCGGGACCACCCGGGTCGCCCGGTCCGCCGTTGCCGCCCGGCCCTTCGGGGCCGTCCTTGTGTCCGGGCTCGCTGATCGACTGCGTCATACGTTGAGTCCTTCGTTTCATCCGAGCGTGGGTCCCGGAAGAGGACCACAAAGCGCGCGCTTAGTGGAACCCCCGCGTCCGGTTTGTTGTCAAGGACACGCTCAGTTGGCTTGGTCACGGTCCGGGACGGCACGGATACGGGGGGACGCGCCCCACCCGGACCCGGGAGCGGCTACCCCGTTCCCGACGTGCCACACTCCTGGGTATGCGCGTGTATCTCGGCTCCGACCATGCGGGCTACGAACTCAAGAACCACCTCGTCGAATGGCTCACCGAGCACGGCCACGAGCCCGTCGACTGCGGCCCCCACCTCTACGACGCCCAGGACGACTACCCGCCGTTCTGCCTCCGCGCCGCCGAGCGCACCGCGGCCGACCCCGAGGCCCTCGGCGTCGTCATCGGCGGCAGCGGCAACGGCGAGCAGATCGCGGCGAACAAGGTCGAGGGCGTGCGCTGCGCCCTCGCCTGGAGCGTCGAGACGGCGAAGCTCGGCCGCGAGCACAACAACGCCAACGTCGTCTCGGTCGGCGCCCGGATGCACTCGACCGACGAGGCCACCTCCTTCGTCGAGGTCTTCCTCAGCACCCCGTACTCCGAGGAGCCGCGCCACACCCGGCGCATCGAGATGCTCACGGCGTACGAGAAGAGCGGCGTCCTGCCCCCCGTCCCGGCCCACCACCCGCAGCCCGAAGCCTGACCGTGCCCGAAGGCCACACCCTGCACCGGCTCGCCGCCGACCACGACCAGCGGTTCGGCGGCCGGCCGGTGCGGGCCGACTCGCCGCAGGGCAAGTTCGCCGCGTCGGCCGCCCTGCTCGACGGAGCCGTCCTCGACGGCGCCGAGGCCCACGGCAAGCACCTCTTCCTCGGCTTCGGCCCGCTCGGCTGGGTCCACATCCACCTCGGCCTCTTCGGCAAGGTCGCCCAGGGCCCCGGCACCCCGCCCCCGCCCACCGACACGATCCGGCTGCGCCTCACCGGACCCGGCGGCTGGTCCGATCTGCGCGGCGCCACCGCCTGCGCCCTGATCGACGACGACGCCAAGGCCGCCGTCCACGCCCGCCTCGGCCCCGACCCGCTCCGCGAGGCCGACGACGGAGAGGCCGCCTGGGCCCGTATCTCCCGCAGCCGCACGACGATCGCCGCGCTGCTCATGGACCAGAAGATCGTCGCGGGCGTCGGCAACGTCTACCGCGCCGAAGTCCTCTTCCGCCACGGCATCGACCCCGCTCGCCCCGGCCGCTCGCTCAGCCGCGCCGAGTGGGACGCGCTCTGGGCCGACCTGCGCGTGCTCATGCGCGAGGGCGTCCGCCTCGGCCGCATCGACACGGTCCGCCCCGAACACACCCCCGAGGCGATGGGCCGCCCGCCCCGCCGCGACGACCACGGCGGCGAGGTCTACGTCTACCGCCGCGCCCACCTCCCCTGCCTGATCTGCGGCACGGAGATCAGGACACGCGAACTGGCGGGCCGCAACCTCTTCTGGTGCCCGCGCTGCCAGGGGAGCGGGGCGTAGGCGACGGGCCGGGGGCTGCCCGCAAGGGGAGCAGGCGGGGGTGGCCCGTTACGGGAGCGGGGCCGGCCCGTATCGGGAGCTCGGCGCGGGGCGGAACGCGGGGGCGTCACCCGTGCGCCCCGCCCCCCTCCCGCTCCCGTAGGCGACTCAGAACCCGTGCGCCAGGAAAGGCGCCACCTGGCTGCCGAAGCCGAGCGACGCGGGGCTCAGCGCGCCCGCCCTCAGCTCGCGCACCCGCCCGGCCGCGGCGAACTCCGAGAGGGACGTGCCGCCGAGGTACGCGCCGCCCAGCTCCCGTACCGACAGCGCGAGATCGGCCGCGTCCTCGGTCCGTACGCACTCCGCCCCCTCCGGACCGCCCCGCAGCCGCCAACGCCCCGCGTTCCACGGGCAGAAGTCGTCCCGCACTTCGACGACGACGTCCACCGGAACCTGGTACGTACGCGCCGCGAGCGCCGCGCCCACGTCGACGAGCCGCACGTACAGCTCCTCGCGCAGCGTCGGCCGGCAGCGGCGCACGTCGCTGACGAGCGTCTGCCACGGCGCGTCGAGCGGCGTCCGGCTCAGCTCCACCGTCTCCACCAGGTCGAGCGCGAGCACGTGCCGCAACAGCGCCGCGTACGCCGCCGGATCAAGCGCTTCCAGCGCCCGTACCCGCACCTCGCCGTGCGGCGTACCCGCCGCGTCCCACACCGGCTTGACCTGGAAGCGGGTGTAACCCACGACCTCGCCGTCCCGCTCCGCGAGCACGACACGCAACGCCGAGAAACCCGCACGGTCCGCCTCGGGATCGAGCACCCCCAGCCGCTCCCAGCCCGGCTGCCGCGCGAAGAGCCCGGGACGCCCCGGTACGAGCGCCGCGTACACCGCCTCGCAGGCGGGCAGCGACTCCAGGAGCCCCGCCCGCCGCACCCGGACCCGCTCGGTGCCCTCGGGCGCCGCCACCCGTACCCGGTGCGCGTCGATGCGTGCCCGCACCATGCGCGTGGCCGCCTCGTACCCGAAACGACCGTAGATCGGCGCCTCGGAGGCGGTGAGCACGGAAAGCGGCTCACCGAGCGCGCGCACCTCGTCGAGCTGACGGCGCATCATCGCGGTGAGTACGCCCCGCCTGCGGTGCGTGTCCGCGACGCTCACCATCGTCACGCCGTTCGCCGGGACCGAGGCCCCGCCCGGCACCGTCATCCGGAACGCGAAGCCGCTCGCCGTGCCGATCAGCTCGTCACCGTCCCAGGCGGCGAACGCGCGTGCGAACTCGACGAGTTCGTCCCAGAGCGCGCGCTCCTCCTCCGCCTCGTGCAGCCCGCCGAAAGCGAGGGTCAGATTGTCGTACCACTGGGGGTAATGGGCCTTGTCGAGCTTGCGCACCTCGGTCGTCATACCGCCTCCCTACCAAGGCCGCCGCCGCGCCGCGAGGGCATTTTCCCGTGGGTGCGCCGTGTGCGCCCGCTGTGCACTCCCTGCGCCCGATCATCTGTGCGGAAAATGTGCGGTGTGCGCTACCTGGACAAAGTGGACCCCTCGGTGCGCGAAGGTATCGCCGCTCGGTAGGGTCCCGAGCAATGACAGGCGAACGCGTTGCGGCGCAGACCCCCGCGGCACGGTGGCGAATGCGGTACCACCGGGTCCGCATCGCCGTGCGCCGGGCCGGGGTCGACTACTTCCGGGGCGACGGCTCGGACTGGATCGCCCTCGCCGGGCTGCTCCTGTGCGTGCCGCTCATCGGCTGGCTCACGGTCGTCGCCCCCGTCTGGTGCGATCCCGCGATGCTCGCGGTGCCCATCACGATAGGCGGCCTCGTCCTGCGCCCGGCGAGCCTGCTCGGGCTCTACGCCGGGTCGGCCGCGGCCCTCATCGTGGAATCGGTGGTCCTCGGCCCGTACACCGACGGGCCCGCGCGGGTCACCCCCGGCTCGATCCTCGTCGTCGCGGGCTGCGGCTTCATCGGCCTGCTCGTCGCACAGTTCCGCAGCCGCGTCGGCGTGCCGTGGCGGCGCGGCGGCACGATGCTCTTCGACCTGCGCGAACGCATCCGGGTCCAGAGCAAGCTGCCGGGCCTGCCGCGCGGCTGGCACCGCGAGATGTCGCTGCGGCCCGCCGGCGGGCAGTTCTTCTCGGGCGACTTCGTCGTCGCCGCGCGCACGAAGAAGGGCCGCGTCCTCGAAGTCGTCCTCACCGACGTCTCCGGCAAGGGCATGGACGCCGCCTCGCGCGCACTCCTCCTGTCCGGCGCCTTCGGCGGCCTCCTCGGCTCACTGCCCCCGGCCGACTTCCTGCCCGCGGCTAACGGCTACCTGCTCCGCCAGGACTGGGACGAGGGCTTCGCCACGTCGATCCACCTGGTCCTCGACCTGGAGACCGGCGAGTACGAGGTCTACTCCGCCGGCCACCCGCCGGCCGTCCAGCTCCACGCCGGGACGGGCCGCTGGGAGCAGATGACCGCGGAAGGCCCCCTCCTCGGCGTCTACGGCGGCGCCGAGTTCGACCCGGCCAAAGGCTGCCTGAACCCGGGCGACGTCCTCATGCTCTTCACCGACGGCCTCGTCGAGACCGCCGAACGCGAGATCTCCGAGGGCATCGACCGCCTCACCGGCGAGGCCGACCGCTACGTCGCGGGCGGTTTCGTGGGCGCTTCGTGGCACCTCATCGAGGCGGTGGCCAAGGATGTGAACGATGACCGGGCGCTGGTGCTGATTTGCCGGGATCAGGTGGGGGCGTAGGGGAGCGGGGGGCTTGAGTGGGGGCGGGGTGGGGCTTGGGGACAGGCCGGGGTGAGGCCGAGGTGAGGACGGTCGAGGCGGGGTGGGGCTTGGGCGGGTCTTCACGTGGTGCACGCGGGCAGCCCCCACCCTCCCTGGGGGGCACCCCTGCTACAAGTCTTCCGCACCCCGCCCCGCCTTCCGCGCCAATTCCGCGGATCTGTGGATAACTTCGCTCAAGTCACAAAACCGCTCACTCCTCCGAGTGAACGGTTTTTTCGTGATTTCGCAGCCGTCGCCGATGTGTGCCACTGTCTTCCTCAGCGATCGGGGAAGCCCACTGGCCAAGCTCGGATCGCGGCATCCGTACGGGGTTCGTCTCTCCCCCTACGAGGGCTCTACTGCCTCACGGGTCCACCTCATCCCGGAGAGGCAGCAACCTCAACCGCCATGAGTACGGGACGCAGCGGCCCCCGAGGTCGGCTGCCCCGCGTCCCGCACTCACCCCGCGCCGCCGGCCTTGACCAGAGAGACGGGCTCGGTCGGCGGCGCGGTCCCGGACTCCTCCTCGGAGTCCCTCTCGGCCCTCGGCAGCAGGCGCGCGAGCCAGTGCGCGCGGCCTGCTGCCAACGGGCCGAGGACGGCGAGCAGCAGTACGTAGCCGGCGATGAAGGGCGAGAGCCGCTCGTCCAGGCCGGCGCCCGCCGCCATCGTGGCGAGGATCAGTGCGAACTCGCCGCGGGCGAGGAGCGTGGTCGCGATGTTCGCGGCCGGGCCCCTGCCGAAGCGGTACATGCGGCCCGCGAGCAGTCCCGCGAGGACGTTCATGGCGAAGGTGAGCAGGACCGCGAGCAGGACGGGCCACAGCACGCTCGGCAGGTCGCCCGGGTTGATGGACAGGCCGAAGGCGAAGAAGAAGATGGCCCCGAAGGCGTCCCGCAGGGGGTGTACGAGGGTGCGGATACGCGCACCGGACGACGTGCTGCCGAGCATCAGGCCGACCATGAAGGCCCCGATCGCGTCCGCGACCCCGAACCACTCCGAGACCCCGGCGACGAACACCGCCATACCCAGGAAGGAGATGACGAGAAGCTCGTCGTCTCGCGTGTGCATGAGCCGGCCGACGAGCTTCGTGCCGAAGCGCGCCGCCAGCGCGAGCAGCAGCAGGAAGCCGAACGCTTTTGCTCCGTCGAGCACCGCCGCGGCGAGCGAGTCGGCACCCGACAGGATCGGCTGGAGGGCGGCGAGGTAGAGCGCGAGGAAGATGTCCTCGACGACGATGATGCCGAGGATCGGGCGCGTCTCGGGATTGCCGAGGCGCCCTGTGTCGACGAGGACCTTCGTCACGATCGCCGAGGACGAGATGCCGAGCACCCCGGCGAGGACCAGAGCCTCGGAGGTGCCCCAGCCGAGGGCGAATCCGAAACCGAGGCCGGCGCCGACGTTCAGAGCGAGGTACGTGGCCCCGGCGAGCGCCATGCGCCGCCCGCCCGCCTTGAGGTCGTCGAGATGGAATTCGAGCCCCAGGTAGAAGAGCAGCAGCACCAGGCCGAGGGCGCTGAGCATCTCCAGGTCGTGCGGGTCCGAGACCAGCACGACTCCGGGGGTGTGCGGGCCGAGCAGGATGCCGGCCAGGATGAACAGGGGGATGGTGGGGAGTCCGATGCGCCCGCCCGCGCGGGCGAGCACGGCGGCGGCGAGAAAAGCGCCGCCCATCGCTATGAGGGTCTCCGCGTGTCCGATGAGCCCGACCTCCGCATCAAGTCAAGGAATGGTCAAGTGAAAGTCAAAAGTTACCCTACCAAAGGGTTGAAAGAGGAAGAGTTGCCCGATTGAAGTGCGTTGTCCGGTGCGGGAGTTGTGGATGCTCAGGCTCCGCGCGCCTCACCGAAAGCCCAGTCGAGGCGGGGCTCCAGCGCCCAGCGGAAAGCGCGACGCACGGGAGGCGTGCACAGCAGCGTCACCACGAGTGTTGCGCCCGCGCTGAAGAGCAACGCGCCGGGGAGGGAGTGCGCGAAGGCGCTGTCGTACCAGCCGCCCCACTCGACGGCCTTGATCAGGAAGCCGTGCAGCAGGTAGCCGCCCAATGTGCCCGCGCCGAGTCGCGTGCACCAGGTCGTGCGGCGTGGCACGAGGGCGAGGAATGCGGCCGTCAGGACGAGTGAGGCGGCGAGCAGGGCGAAGGTCATGAGCGGCCCGCTCCACCAGGGTGCGCCGAGGTTCTGGGCGCTTTCCCGATGGTAGAGCCACGCGTAGGGCATGCGCGGGGCGAGCCACCAGGCGGCGCAGAGGCCCGTGAGCAGCACCGGCGCAGCGACGATCTTCGGCCACTTGTGGGCGAGGAGCGCGAAGTGGTGCGGGCGCAGCAGCAGACCGAGCACGAAGTACGGAAGGAACTGGAGCACACGCTGAAGATCCAGGTCAGCGCCGATCTCCGGGGACATCGAGCCGAGGACGGCGAAGGCGAGGGCGAGCGGGAGGGGCCAGCGCACGAGGCGCCACAGCGGCGTCGTGAGGCGCCACGCGAAGAGCGCGACGAGAAACCAGTTGAGCCACCACGGGTCGATAACGCTCCATGGCGGTACGGGTTCGGGGCCCGCGAGGCGGGCGAAGAGCGTGTACGCGTACTGGAAGATCACATAGGGCACGGCCACCCCGGTGATCAGTTTCCGTACCTGCGGGGCGCCGAGCGTGAAAGTCCGCGAGAAGTAGCCGGAGATGATGATGAACGCCGGCATGTGGAAGGCGTAGACAGTGAGGTAGAGCGCGCGCAGGGGGCGGCTCGACGCGAGGAGCGGTTCCCAGGAATGGGCGAGCGCGACGAGGACGATCGCGAGGTATTTCGCGTTGTCGAAGAACGGGTCGCGGGCTTTTCCGCCCCCGGTGTCCGCTGTCCCGGCTCCCTTCGCGGCATCGGGTCCGACGGGGCGGGCCGACGACTCGGGCGGCAGGGGGCGGCGCGCCGCCGGGTCCGCCGGTACCGCGCTGAGCTGGCCGGATTCCGCGGGGTCGTGATGCATGGGTACCTCGGTGCCGCCGCGCCCCGCCGGTTCTACGATCGATACGAGATGGCGACTGATCGACTTTGTTCGTTTCTTGGCTCACCTGTTGTCGTTGTCTTCGTCTACCCGACTTTCCGCCCGCCCGGGGTGAACGCCACGCGACTCCCGTCACACCCCCACGGACCAGCGGTATTCCGCACCCTTTCCCCGTCACTTCTCCTACGCCCGCGCCCGCGCCGCGCTCTGCCTGTGCGAGCCGGGACGCGGCAGGGGGCCGGGCGGGGCGGCCGGAAAATCCCCGCCGTTCCGGCGGCTCGCGTTCCGCTTTTTTCCCGGGCTTTACCGCTCATTTCCGACCGGCGCGCGACCGGCGTGCGGGGCTTCGCGTGCGCTGCCCGTCATCTCGCGCGCCCCCGTTCTGCCCCACATACCTCAGAAGGCGTCCGCCGCCTCACATATGGCCTGAACGCCTGGGCCGGTGG comes from Streptomyces sp. Tu6071 and encodes:
- a CDS encoding cation:proton antiporter, which codes for MGGAFLAAAVLARAGGRIGLPTIPLFILAGILLGPHTPGVVLVSDPHDLEMLSALGLVLLLFYLGLEFHLDDLKAGGRRMALAGATYLALNVGAGLGFGFALGWGTSEALVLAGVLGISSSAIVTKVLVDTGRLGNPETRPILGIIVVEDIFLALYLAALQPILSGADSLAAAVLDGAKAFGFLLLLALAARFGTKLVGRLMHTRDDELLVISFLGMAVFVAGVSEWFGVADAIGAFMVGLMLGSTSSGARIRTLVHPLRDAFGAIFFFAFGLSINPGDLPSVLWPVLLAVLLTFAMNVLAGLLAGRMYRFGRGPAANIATTLLARGEFALILATMAAGAGLDERLSPFIAGYVLLLAVLGPLAAGRAHWLARLLPRAERDSEEESGTAPPTEPVSLVKAGGAG
- a CDS encoding acyltransferase family protein; this translates as MHHDPAESGQLSAVPADPAARRPLPPESSARPVGPDAAKGAGTADTGGGKARDPFFDNAKYLAIVLVALAHSWEPLLASSRPLRALYLTVYAFHMPAFIIISGYFSRTFTLGAPQVRKLITGVAVPYVIFQYAYTLFARLAGPEPVPPWSVIDPWWLNWFLVALFAWRLTTPLWRLVRWPLPLALAFAVLGSMSPEIGADLDLQRVLQFLPYFVLGLLLRPHHFALLAHKWPKIVAAPVLLTGLCAAWWLAPRMPYAWLYHRESAQNLGAPWWSGPLMTFALLAASLVLTAAFLALVPRRTTWCTRLGAGTLGGYLLHGFLIKAVEWGGWYDSAFAHSLPGALLFSAGATLVVTLLCTPPVRRAFRWALEPRLDWAFGEARGA